A part of Quatrionicoccus australiensis genomic DNA contains:
- a CDS encoding bifunctional diguanylate cyclase/phosphodiesterase has product MRFGALLVTALCLGLFGWVGLDLQQSRERELHAAEHVGHTLTKLLESHLQGTAGKVDHQLSDFVQRFQYEVVERVPRARIEDGMRDYLARIPEVHSFRVADTNGSYIYDASGVLSGINIADRPYFIRLRDDPAANLVISPPLVSRSTHDVVIVFARRLQDRAGNFAGVVFATLRADYFEHYYRGLDVGRHGVIALWSRDMTLFARAPKLPDRQGGKLTDSSIPAALQAGETSGSFRRAGGLDGVQRVFIFRAVEGFPFVVTVGLAEAEILAEWKRRALIYGVLAIVLLGALLALVRSWGMGYRQAEALAEKLAADFADKSRESRALLDSIPDPAWLLDNDGHYLAVNEAFCRYLGRPMDAIIGHTVDELFPAEEARVLRAGQLEVYRQGGPVRQLLWLHLCGKLTPFEFLRVPVYRDDGQPRGLAGVAWDMSERFEAEERQRLITHFFDNANDAVLILDEERRVLTLNKAVTAISGYTLEDLQGRLPRFMVEGCQDPAALDAVVQVLDEQGCWRGEMQAVRKDGSQLPIHCNVSSIRNDEGQVVNWAVFVTDLSERKAAEARIESLTHVDQLTELPNRQAFARVLGEWLAAAQRGVLIVIDLNQLSRVNDAFGHAAGDTLLRRMSVRLRKMLREGDVVGRLGGDQFGVLLAEGTRPVAAEIVARKLLQVIGRPVTIEGSDVVTTASAGICLLHDDGSDVATLLRNADNALHHAKDSGPNSFRFFSADMNVRMEERLRLESDLRWALPRGELLLHYQPQVDIQSGAVIGFECLLRWQHPELGMVSPVRFIPLAEESRLILPIGAWVLEEACRQNKAWQDAGMLPLVVAVNLSAVQFHGADVVAAVAQALQKTGLEARYLELEITESVIVEDPERVVRIMEELKALGVSLSIDDFGTGYSSLSYLKRFPIDKIKIDRSFVRDLERNSNDAAIVRMVIGIATELERKVIAEGVETIEQLEFLHRHGCDEYQGFYCSPGIPAGQIPALVSKQSI; this is encoded by the coding sequence TTGCGTTTCGGTGCATTGCTGGTAACGGCCCTGTGCCTGGGCCTGTTCGGCTGGGTCGGTCTCGACCTGCAGCAATCGCGCGAGCGCGAGTTGCATGCAGCCGAGCATGTCGGCCACACCCTGACCAAGTTGCTCGAAAGCCATCTGCAGGGCACGGCTGGCAAGGTCGACCATCAACTCTCTGATTTCGTGCAGCGCTTTCAGTATGAGGTTGTGGAGCGTGTGCCGCGCGCACGCATCGAAGATGGAATGCGGGACTATCTGGCGCGTATCCCTGAAGTGCACAGTTTTCGCGTTGCCGATACCAACGGGAGTTATATCTACGATGCGAGCGGTGTGCTGAGTGGTATCAATATCGCTGACCGTCCCTATTTCATTCGCCTGCGTGACGATCCGGCGGCCAATCTGGTCATTTCGCCACCCCTGGTTTCCCGCAGTACGCATGATGTCGTGATCGTTTTTGCCCGGCGTCTGCAGGACCGGGCAGGCAATTTTGCTGGCGTCGTATTTGCAACCTTGCGTGCCGATTATTTCGAACATTATTACCGTGGGCTGGATGTCGGTCGGCATGGCGTCATCGCCTTGTGGAGTCGCGACATGACCTTGTTCGCCCGCGCCCCGAAACTGCCGGATCGACAGGGCGGAAAATTGACCGATAGTTCGATTCCGGCCGCCCTGCAGGCGGGTGAAACGAGCGGCAGTTTCCGGCGGGCCGGCGGCCTGGATGGCGTGCAACGTGTCTTTATCTTTCGGGCGGTCGAGGGCTTCCCGTTTGTGGTCACGGTTGGCCTCGCCGAAGCCGAGATTCTTGCCGAATGGAAGCGCCGGGCATTGATTTACGGCGTCCTCGCTATTGTGTTGCTCGGTGCTTTGCTCGCACTGGTGCGCTCCTGGGGCATGGGCTACCGTCAGGCCGAGGCGCTGGCGGAAAAGCTGGCAGCCGATTTTGCCGACAAGTCACGCGAGAGTCGCGCCCTGCTCGATTCGATTCCCGATCCGGCTTGGTTGCTCGACAACGATGGCCACTATCTGGCGGTCAACGAGGCTTTTTGCCGTTATTTGGGGCGGCCGATGGATGCGATCATCGGTCATACGGTCGATGAACTTTTCCCGGCAGAAGAGGCCAGGGTGCTGCGCGCCGGACAATTGGAGGTTTATCGTCAGGGCGGACCGGTCCGCCAGCTGCTCTGGTTGCATCTGTGCGGCAAACTGACCCCTTTCGAATTCCTGCGCGTACCGGTTTATCGCGACGATGGTCAGCCGCGCGGGCTGGCCGGTGTGGCCTGGGACATGAGTGAACGTTTTGAGGCTGAAGAGCGGCAGCGCCTGATCACCCACTTTTTCGACAACGCCAACGATGCCGTCCTGATTCTTGACGAGGAGCGACGCGTCCTGACCCTGAACAAGGCGGTGACAGCGATCAGCGGTTACACGCTGGAGGACCTGCAGGGCCGTTTGCCGCGCTTCATGGTGGAAGGTTGTCAGGACCCGGCGGCACTCGACGCTGTGGTGCAGGTGCTGGATGAACAGGGCTGCTGGCGCGGCGAAATGCAGGCGGTACGCAAGGATGGCAGCCAGTTGCCGATTCATTGCAATGTCAGTTCTATCCGCAATGATGAAGGACAGGTCGTCAACTGGGCGGTGTTTGTTACCGATCTGAGCGAACGCAAGGCGGCCGAGGCGCGCATCGAGTCGCTGACCCACGTCGATCAGCTGACCGAATTGCCGAACCGCCAGGCATTTGCCCGTGTCCTTGGCGAATGGCTGGCTGCGGCGCAGCGGGGCGTGTTGATCGTTATTGACCTGAATCAGCTCAGTCGCGTCAATGATGCATTTGGTCATGCCGCAGGTGACACCCTGTTGCGGCGGATGAGCGTGCGTTTGCGCAAGATGCTGCGCGAAGGTGATGTCGTCGGCCGACTGGGCGGCGACCAGTTTGGTGTGCTGCTTGCCGAGGGTACCCGCCCGGTGGCTGCCGAAATCGTCGCGCGGAAATTGCTTCAGGTGATCGGTCGACCGGTGACAATCGAAGGTAGTGATGTCGTAACCACGGCTTCGGCCGGTATTTGCCTGCTGCATGACGATGGCAGTGATGTTGCGACCCTGCTGCGCAATGCCGACAACGCTTTGCACCACGCCAAGGATTCCGGGCCGAACAGTTTCCGGTTTTTCTCGGCCGACATGAATGTACGGATGGAGGAACGCCTGCGTCTGGAAAGTGATCTGCGCTGGGCGCTGCCACGCGGCGAATTGCTGTTGCATTATCAGCCGCAAGTCGATATCCAGAGTGGCGCGGTGATCGGCTTCGAATGTCTGTTGCGCTGGCAGCACCCGGAACTCGGCATGGTCTCGCCGGTCCGTTTCATTCCGCTCGCCGAGGAAAGCCGCTTGATCCTGCCGATCGGTGCCTGGGTACTGGAAGAAGCCTGTCGCCAGAACAAGGCCTGGCAGGATGCCGGCATGCTGCCGCTGGTGGTTGCTGTCAATCTGTCGGCAGTGCAGTTTCATGGTGCCGATGTTGTCGCTGCCGTCGCGCAGGCCCTGCAGAAGACAGGGCTGGAGGCGCGTTATCTCGAACTGGAAATTACCGAAAGCGTCATCGTCGAGGATCCGGAGCGGGTGGTGCGCATCATGGAAGAACTCAAGGCGCTCGGGGTCAGCCTGTCGATCGACGATTTTGGTACCGGTTATTCCAGTTTGTCGTATCTGAAGCGCTTTCCGATCGACAAGATCAAGATCGACCGCTCCTTCGTGCGCGATCTCGAGCGTAATTCCAATGATGCGGCAATCGTGCGCATGGTGATCGGCATTGCGACGGAGCTTGAGCGCAAGGTGATCGCGGAAGGCGTTGAAACCATCGAGCAGCTTGAGTTCCTGCATCGTCACGGCTGTGACGAATACCAGGGCTTCTATTGCAGTCCGGGCATCCCGGCCGGGCAGATTCCGGCCTTGGTGAGCAAGCAGTCGATCTGA
- the draG gene encoding ADP-ribosyl-[dinitrogen reductase] hydrolase, whose amino-acid sequence MFWTGELIARTAPVRRRAAPPPWASLRLDKASAAYLGLAIGDALGASVEFMTPNEIRHTHGVHRDITGGGWLRLKPGTVTDDTTMALALGEAILASGGVDALAAAQAFDAWMRAKPVDIGNTVRRNLIQFRKTGRPEAVASEHDAGNGAIMRVLPVALACSGQPPENTIFACRAQAHVTHNNELSDAAGETLVFMVQDLLAGREPSEVRARADALARLHPLYAFDGKPRENPSGYVVETMQAVFQAFFATDNFEDCLIDIVNRGGDADTTGAIAGMLAGARYGLEGIPKRWLKVLDGKTREACERQATGLIKLADEKIPAAA is encoded by the coding sequence ATGTTTTGGACCGGAGAACTGATCGCCCGCACCGCACCGGTTCGCCGGCGCGCCGCACCGCCCCCCTGGGCCTCGCTCCGGCTCGACAAGGCAAGCGCTGCCTATCTCGGCCTGGCGATTGGCGACGCACTGGGGGCCAGCGTCGAATTCATGACGCCCAACGAAATTCGCCACACCCACGGCGTACACCGTGACATCACCGGCGGTGGCTGGCTGCGCCTCAAACCCGGCACGGTCACCGACGACACGACGATGGCGCTGGCGCTGGGTGAAGCCATCCTGGCCAGCGGCGGCGTCGATGCCCTTGCCGCGGCGCAGGCTTTCGATGCCTGGATGCGCGCCAAGCCGGTGGACATTGGCAACACGGTGCGCCGCAACCTGATCCAGTTCAGGAAAACGGGCCGGCCGGAAGCGGTCGCCAGCGAACACGATGCCGGCAACGGCGCAATCATGCGCGTCCTGCCGGTTGCGCTGGCCTGTAGCGGTCAACCGCCGGAAAACACCATTTTTGCCTGCCGCGCCCAGGCGCACGTCACGCACAACAACGAACTCTCCGATGCCGCCGGCGAAACCCTGGTCTTCATGGTCCAGGATCTGCTCGCCGGCCGCGAGCCGAGCGAAGTCCGCGCGCGGGCCGATGCCCTGGCCCGCCTGCACCCGCTTTACGCCTTCGACGGCAAACCGCGCGAGAACCCGAGCGGCTATGTCGTGGAAACCATGCAAGCCGTCTTCCAGGCTTTCTTTGCCACCGACAATTTCGAGGACTGCCTGATCGACATCGTCAATCGTGGCGGCGATGCCGACACCACCGGTGCCATCGCCGGCATGCTGGCCGGCGCCCGCTATGGACTGGAAGGCATTCCGAAACGCTGGCTCAAGGTGCTCGATGGCAAAACCAGGGAAGCCTGCGAACGGCAGGCGACCGGGCTGATCAAGCTCGCCGACGAAAAAATCCCGGCCGCGGCCTGA
- a CDS encoding nitrogen fixation protein NifQ: MNGPDRRLAREVVFAELLLAPCSSKAAGDPNRSLLASMLAGQGMGEGCLPPDLGLGEEVFRHLLGEYFPGADISGQTRQVEAIPEWSDLQKLLLEHRARRHPSELLLANIVATACAGRDHLWQDLGLLNRAELSTLMWANFPALAAANTGDMKWKKFLYRQFCSREGIYVCPAPSCGQCQEYAKCFGPEN, from the coding sequence ATGAACGGCCCGGACCGCCGCCTCGCCCGCGAAGTCGTCTTCGCGGAACTCCTGCTTGCCCCGTGCAGCAGCAAGGCAGCCGGCGATCCGAACCGTTCATTGCTGGCCAGCATGCTGGCCGGTCAGGGCATGGGCGAAGGTTGCCTGCCGCCCGATCTCGGACTGGGAGAAGAAGTATTTCGCCATCTGCTTGGCGAGTACTTCCCCGGTGCCGACATTTCTGGCCAAACCCGCCAGGTTGAAGCGATTCCCGAATGGAGCGACCTGCAAAAGCTGCTGCTTGAGCATCGCGCCCGCCGGCACCCGTCCGAACTGCTGCTTGCCAATATCGTCGCCACCGCCTGTGCCGGCCGCGACCATCTCTGGCAGGACCTCGGCCTGCTCAACCGGGCCGAACTGAGCACACTGATGTGGGCGAACTTCCCTGCCCTCGCCGCCGCCAACACCGGCGACATGAAATGGAAGAAATTTCTCTACCGGCAATTCTGCTCGCGTGAAGGCATCTACGTCTGCCCCGCGCCCTCCTGTGGTCAATGTCAGGAATACGCCAAATGTTTTGGACCGGAGAACTGA
- a CDS encoding 2Fe-2S iron-sulfur cluster-binding protein encodes MALITFSSHMHKDKTVYAVAGSHRQTVLELAKEHHIPIDFGCGDGECGTCLVKVSSVDAKRSPMGAPLTDHEVGVLKEMGHITQAQIDQMRVDDLCPTQWRLACQVVLRDEDVLIEYPSK; translated from the coding sequence ATGGCCCTCATTACATTCAGCAGTCACATGCACAAGGACAAGACGGTCTATGCCGTTGCCGGCAGCCACCGCCAGACCGTTCTGGAACTGGCCAAGGAACACCACATTCCGATCGACTTCGGTTGCGGCGATGGCGAATGCGGCACCTGCCTGGTCAAGGTTTCCTCGGTCGATGCCAAGCGCTCGCCGATGGGCGCCCCGCTGACCGATCACGAAGTCGGCGTGCTCAAGGAAATGGGTCACATCACCCAGGCCCAGATCGACCAGATGCGCGTCGACGACCTCTGCCCGACCCAATGGCGTCTGGCCTGCCAGGTCGTGCTGCGCGACGAAGACGTGCTGATCGAATACCCGAGCAAGTGA
- a CDS encoding 2Fe-2S iron-sulfur cluster-binding protein produces the protein MPKAKVTFEDIGVTVTVPAGTRLIEVSEKVGAGIVYGCREGECCTCLTKVISGGENLAPPSILEDQVLKDNLAPRGHRLACQAQIIGGDIVVKPA, from the coding sequence ATGCCAAAAGCAAAAGTCACCTTCGAAGACATCGGCGTCACCGTCACCGTTCCGGCCGGCACCCGCCTCATCGAAGTCTCGGAAAAAGTCGGCGCCGGCATCGTCTACGGCTGTCGTGAGGGCGAATGCTGCACCTGCCTGACCAAGGTCATCTCCGGCGGTGAAAACCTCGCGCCGCCGAGCATCCTCGAAGACCAGGTGCTCAAGGACAACCTCGCGCCGCGCGGTCACCGCCTGGCCTGCCAGGCGCAGATCATCGGCGGCGACATCGTCGTCAAACCGGCCTGA
- a CDS encoding FprA family A-type flavoprotein, giving the protein MSKAPGSSAGEPYLAVEIAPGVHWVGALDPHLRTFDIILKTANGTSYNAYVVRGETGVAVIDTVKESFADDFFRRLESVARYDEITTIVLNHLEPDHSGALPELLKRAPQARVYLSSRAQMMLKALLKPSGEKPPEYIPVTTDDTVDLGGRTLRFLHTPYLHWPDTQCTYLEEDAILFTGDVFGCHFCDGRLFNDRVGDFRFSFEYYYAHIMRPFREYVLDAMALIEPLALQLIAPAHGPILRHQPRDYVLRYRELASPRLFNEARSEKTLVVFYISAYGNTRRMAEALAAGAERIDGVRVSLYDLEGGESGIFTDLIEEADGIAIGSPTINGDAVRPIWDLLSSLTTVNIKGKLGAAFGSYGWSGEAVRLIEDRLRGLKLRLPVDGLRVKLVPAADELEHCRSLGESLARHLTGQVEHREIDMASLA; this is encoded by the coding sequence GTGAGCAAGGCGCCCGGCAGCTCGGCCGGGGAGCCTTATCTTGCAGTAGAAATCGCGCCGGGCGTCCACTGGGTGGGCGCCCTCGACCCGCATCTGCGCACTTTCGACATCATCCTGAAAACCGCCAACGGCACGAGCTACAACGCTTATGTCGTGCGTGGCGAAACGGGCGTGGCGGTGATCGATACGGTGAAGGAAAGCTTTGCCGACGATTTCTTCCGCCGCCTCGAATCGGTGGCCCGTTACGACGAAATCACCACCATCGTTCTCAACCACCTCGAGCCGGACCACAGCGGCGCCCTGCCCGAGTTGCTGAAGCGCGCACCCCAGGCCCGCGTTTACCTGTCGAGCCGCGCCCAGATGATGCTGAAGGCACTGTTGAAGCCTTCCGGCGAAAAACCGCCCGAATACATTCCGGTCACCACCGACGACACCGTCGACCTCGGCGGCCGGACGCTGCGTTTCCTGCATACGCCCTACCTGCACTGGCCGGACACGCAGTGCACCTATCTCGAGGAAGACGCGATCCTGTTTACCGGCGACGTCTTCGGCTGCCATTTCTGCGACGGTCGGCTGTTCAATGACCGGGTCGGCGATTTCCGCTTTTCCTTCGAGTACTACTACGCCCACATCATGCGCCCCTTCCGCGAGTACGTGCTCGACGCGATGGCGCTGATCGAGCCGCTAGCCCTGCAACTGATCGCGCCGGCGCACGGCCCCATCCTGCGCCACCAGCCGCGCGACTACGTGCTGCGCTACCGCGAACTCGCCTCGCCCCGCCTGTTCAACGAAGCGCGCAGCGAAAAGACCCTGGTCGTCTTCTACATCTCGGCCTACGGCAACACCCGGCGCATGGCCGAAGCGCTGGCCGCCGGTGCCGAACGCATAGACGGCGTACGTGTCTCGCTGTACGACCTCGAAGGCGGCGAATCCGGCATCTTTACCGACCTGATCGAGGAGGCCGACGGCATCGCCATCGGCAGCCCGACCATCAACGGCGACGCCGTACGCCCGATCTGGGACCTGCTCTCCTCGCTGACCACCGTCAACATCAAGGGCAAGCTCGGCGCCGCCTTCGGCTCCTACGGCTGGAGCGGCGAAGCCGTGCGCCTGATCGAGGACCGCCTGCGCGGCCTCAAGCTGCGCCTGCCGGTGGATGGACTGCGCGTCAAGCTGGTGCCGGCTGCCGACGAACTTGAACACTGCCGCAGTCTGGGCGAAAGCCTGGCCCGTCACCTGACCGGCCAGGTCGAACACCGCGAGATCGACATGGCGTCGCTCGCTTAA
- a CDS encoding thioredoxin domain-containing protein, whose protein sequence is MAVVTFYEKPGCKGNLRQKTLLAAAGHTVQAKNLKTEAWTAERLLAFLGKLPIGSWFNPAAPAIKAGQIVPENLGFEHAVNLLLENPLLIRRPLMEIGEERMVGFDVAAVDAWIGLNDVELPAGNIEACVHGPEGHGSCGSHEHEDEAEHDGCGGH, encoded by the coding sequence ATGGCAGTTGTCACGTTTTACGAAAAACCCGGTTGCAAGGGCAATCTTCGCCAGAAGACCCTGCTTGCTGCAGCCGGCCACACCGTGCAGGCGAAAAACCTGAAAACCGAGGCGTGGACCGCTGAGCGCTTGCTTGCCTTCCTCGGCAAGCTGCCGATCGGCAGCTGGTTCAACCCGGCGGCACCGGCGATCAAGGCCGGGCAGATCGTGCCGGAGAACCTCGGTTTCGAGCATGCCGTCAATCTGCTGCTCGAAAACCCGCTGCTGATTCGCCGCCCGTTGATGGAAATCGGCGAGGAGCGCATGGTCGGTTTCGATGTCGCAGCGGTCGACGCCTGGATCGGGCTGAATGACGTCGAATTGCCGGCAGGCAATATCGAAGCCTGCGTGCATGGTCCCGAAGGCCACGGCAGCTGCGGCAGCCATGAACATGAGGACGAGGCTGAACATGACGGCTGCGGCGGTCACTGA
- a CDS encoding 4Fe-4S binding protein, protein MALQITESCVNCWACVDVCPNDAIYEDKPHFLIADDKCTECLGDHSVPQCAAICPIEMAIVDELGAFLNPPGSLTGIPIEKLKQFGLWKEAA, encoded by the coding sequence ATGGCCCTCCAAATTACCGAATCCTGCGTCAATTGCTGGGCTTGCGTCGATGTCTGTCCGAACGACGCGATCTACGAAGACAAGCCGCATTTCCTGATCGCCGACGATAAATGTACCGAGTGTCTGGGCGATCACAGCGTGCCGCAATGCGCTGCGATCTGCCCGATTGAAATGGCCATCGTCGATGAACTGGGCGCTTTCCTGAACCCGCCCGGTTCGCTGACCGGCATCCCGATTGAAAAGCTGAAGCAATTCGGCCTCTGGAAAGAAGCGGCATAA
- the nifB gene encoding nitrogenase cofactor biosynthesis protein NifB yields the protein MELPVISNTPPAAEGGGCASSGCGSAPDALAHLPDHIRAKVQDHPCYSEEAHHYFARMHVAVAPACNIQCNYCNRKYDCSNESRPGVVSEVLTPKQAINKVLAVAAEIPQMTVLGIAGPGDPLANPARTFETFEELSARAPDIKLCVSTNGLNLPMYVDRIAQHNIDHVTITINCVDPEVGAKIYPWIFWENKRIFGVEGARILIEQQQKGLQMLTDRGILVKVNSVLIPGVNDEHLKEVSKIVKAKGAFLHNVMPLIAEPEHGTYYGIMEQPEPTPEQLQELQDACAGDMAMMRHCRQCRADAVGLLGEDRGDEFTMDKIDVMEVDYEAAMVRRKEVHDSIIEQLEAKRGNVKPKAEELGIPADARPVLMAVAGKNGVVAEHFGHAREFLIYEASPAGARFMSHRKTELYCGGMDACGDGDVVDAGATESLLERNIRILEGCEVVLCSKIGYEPWGKLEAAGIVPNGEHAMEPIEEAVMAVYKEIAATGKLSPSAETLKVA from the coding sequence GTGGAACTTCCAGTTATCAGCAATACCCCGCCAGCCGCAGAAGGCGGCGGCTGCGCCTCCAGCGGTTGCGGCAGTGCGCCCGACGCGCTGGCCCACCTGCCCGACCACATCCGCGCCAAGGTTCAGGATCACCCCTGCTATTCCGAAGAAGCGCACCACTACTTTGCCCGCATGCACGTTGCCGTGGCCCCGGCCTGCAACATCCAGTGCAATTACTGCAACCGCAAGTATGACTGTTCCAACGAATCCCGTCCGGGCGTCGTTTCCGAAGTGCTGACGCCGAAACAGGCGATCAACAAGGTGCTCGCCGTCGCGGCCGAAATCCCGCAAATGACGGTACTCGGCATCGCCGGCCCCGGTGACCCTCTCGCCAACCCGGCCCGCACCTTCGAGACTTTTGAAGAGCTTTCGGCGCGCGCCCCGGACATCAAGCTCTGCGTGTCGACCAACGGCCTCAACCTGCCGATGTATGTCGACCGCATCGCCCAGCACAACATCGACCACGTGACGATCACCATCAACTGTGTCGATCCCGAAGTCGGTGCCAAGATCTACCCGTGGATCTTCTGGGAGAACAAGCGCATTTTCGGCGTCGAAGGCGCGCGCATCCTGATCGAGCAGCAGCAGAAGGGTCTGCAGATGCTGACCGACCGCGGCATCCTGGTCAAGGTCAATTCGGTGCTGATCCCCGGCGTCAATGACGAGCATCTCAAGGAAGTCTCGAAGATCGTCAAGGCCAAGGGCGCCTTCCTGCACAACGTCATGCCGCTGATCGCCGAGCCGGAACACGGCACCTACTACGGCATCATGGAACAGCCGGAACCGACGCCCGAGCAACTGCAGGAACTGCAGGACGCCTGTGCCGGCGACATGGCGATGATGCGCCATTGCCGCCAGTGCCGTGCCGATGCGGTCGGCCTGCTCGGCGAGGACCGCGGCGACGAGTTCACCATGGACAAGATCGACGTCATGGAGGTCGATTACGAAGCCGCCATGGTCCGCCGCAAGGAAGTGCACGACTCGATCATCGAACAGCTTGAAGCCAAGCGCGGCAACGTCAAGCCCAAGGCCGAAGAACTCGGCATTCCGGCCGATGCCCGGCCGGTGCTGATGGCGGTCGCCGGCAAGAACGGCGTCGTTGCCGAGCACTTCGGACACGCCCGCGAATTCCTGATCTACGAAGCCTCGCCGGCTGGCGCGCGCTTCATGAGCCATCGCAAGACCGAACTCTACTGCGGCGGCATGGATGCCTGCGGTGACGGCGACGTCGTCGATGCCGGCGCCACGGAATCGCTGCTCGAACGCAACATCCGCATTCTTGAAGGCTGCGAAGTGGTGCTCTGCTCCAAGATCGGCTACGAGCCCTGGGGCAAGCTGGAAGCCGCCGGCATCGTGCCGAATGGTGAACACGCGATGGAGCCGATCGAGGAAGCGGTGATGGCGGTGTACAAGGAAATCGCAGCGACCGGCAAGCTGAGTCCGTCCGCAGAAACCCTGAAGGTGGCGTAA
- a CDS encoding alpha/beta hydrolase — translation MANLKLFYATNRHHLGDALHPDGYGTKFSDDGMENLRFGVLTVKAADAQIKKCLKADVGPLGRGNGEKLSEYLATCAATASIDVYPETISKDIADVAQKHAKLGSLAMFEDLMCLMEASSDVLIYIHGFNVKWNEAVGGALALQLMLDNSPRRDPAQNLSVVLFSWPSDGAALPWVSYKSDRTEAAGSGGAVGRAFLKVRDFLVGLRDKARAGGRELCGQDIHLLCHSMGNFLLENALARLYDFSPGNALPRLFEHVFLCAPDLDDDALEEGKALGRINQIARQVTLYYNRHDKAMYVSDYTKGNPERLGHNGAAHPAQLHNKIHQVDCTPVVSDFTGHSYYLSGSVNADIRLSIDGRAQDDALRQRARNANLDNCWTMQVAP, via the coding sequence ATGGCAAACCTGAAACTGTTTTATGCGACCAACCGGCACCATCTGGGCGATGCCTTGCATCCCGATGGCTACGGCACCAAGTTCAGCGACGACGGCATGGAAAACCTGCGTTTTGGCGTGTTGACCGTCAAGGCCGCCGATGCGCAGATCAAGAAGTGCCTCAAGGCCGATGTCGGCCCGCTCGGCAGGGGCAATGGCGAGAAACTCAGCGAGTACCTGGCAACTTGTGCGGCAACGGCAAGCATCGATGTCTATCCCGAGACGATCAGCAAGGATATTGCCGATGTCGCGCAGAAACATGCCAAGCTCGGCTCGCTCGCCATGTTCGAGGACCTGATGTGCCTGATGGAGGCGAGCAGCGACGTGCTGATCTACATCCACGGCTTCAACGTCAAGTGGAACGAGGCGGTGGGTGGCGCACTGGCCCTGCAACTGATGCTCGACAACAGCCCGCGGCGCGATCCGGCGCAGAACCTCTCGGTCGTCCTTTTCTCCTGGCCGTCGGACGGCGCGGCGCTGCCCTGGGTGTCCTACAAGTCGGACCGCACCGAGGCGGCCGGCTCGGGCGGTGCGGTCGGGCGCGCCTTCCTCAAGGTGCGCGATTTCCTGGTCGGCCTGCGTGACAAGGCACGCGCCGGCGGACGTGAACTGTGCGGCCAGGACATTCATCTGCTCTGCCATTCGATGGGCAATTTCCTGCTCGAAAATGCGCTCGCCCGGCTCTACGACTTCTCGCCGGGCAACGCCCTGCCGCGCCTGTTCGAGCATGTCTTCCTGTGTGCGCCCGATCTCGACGACGATGCGCTGGAAGAGGGCAAGGCGCTTGGCCGGATCAACCAGATCGCACGCCAGGTGACGCTCTATTACAACCGTCACGACAAGGCGATGTATGTCTCCGACTACACCAAGGGCAATCCGGAGCGCCTCGGCCATAACGGCGCCGCGCATCCGGCGCAGCTGCACAACAAGATCCATCAGGTTGATTGCACGCCGGTGGTCAGCGACTTCACCGGCCACAGCTATTACCTGAGCGGCAGCGTCAATGCCGACATCCGCCTGAGCATCGATGGTCGGGCGCAGGACGATGCGCTGCGCCAGCGTGCGCGCAACGCCAATCTCGACAATTGCTGGACGATGCAGGTGGCGCCATGA